The proteins below come from a single Excalfactoria chinensis isolate bCotChi1 chromosome 7, bCotChi1.hap2, whole genome shotgun sequence genomic window:
- the LOC140255003 gene encoding uncharacterized protein, which translates to MSSSMADANKEQHGMSEDGPMVGCASGQIRSETEERVAVWDAVAAFIREQLLVHKGVWIPTFGSFDIISKEIRMEDRTVTLCWPVFQLASNLIAMHRLRSRRGSLAVDRKVEALKSSQVAAAASVSWKTAQKCIQSTVSLLSSCLQNGENVAVVLKDVGVLLIDGLTFQMKFYYDFLEKLSGKENFRRAVRKAPSLLDMGVSRVTPVASLVFSGCLVVFPKFQMELVPKLPPLIRRQSSGSFSGSGKATKVETLPPLTGGKKVRFDKTPTFIRRLSTAIVDGGQLRKIKNRLRRESIACSVLPPIRAVHAAPQQPMSCQLQGQEETDNQEGLGRTRRVKFLDEEGEAEEAQHEGALPELQEDETPDKPSRLALRACDSVTLLRKRVEKSREQWEQAKEMAAATSQMAAAASCAESSQPQESSTIRSGFLPPIRKETGSPRRQSPKTKAPPRRKSTPNTR; encoded by the exons ATGAGCTCCAGCATGGCTGACGCCAACAAGGAGCAACATGGGATGAGCGAGGACGGCCCCATGGTGGGCTGTGCCTCTGGACAAATACGCAGTGAGACTGAAG AGCGAGTTGCCGTCTGGGATGCGGTGGCCGCCTTCATCcgagagcagctcctggtgcacaAG GGGGTCTGGATTCCCACCTTCGGCTCCTTTGACATCATCTCCAAGGAGATCAGGATGGAGGACAGGACCGTGACCCTGTGCTGGCCCGTGTTTCAACTGGCCAGCAACCTCATTGCAATGCACCGCCTCAGGTCCCGCAGGGGGTCCCTGGCAG TTGACAGGAAGGTGGAGGCCctgaagagcagccaggtgGCCGCAGCCGCCTCTGTGAGCTGgaagacagcacagaagtgcatcCAAAGCACCGTGTCActgctctccagctgcctgcagaatggggagaACGTGGCTGTGGTTCTGAAGGATGTTGGAGTGCTCCTCATTGACGGGCTGACCTTCCAAATGAAGTTCTATTACGACTTCCTCGAGAAGCTGTCGGGGAaagagaacttcaggagagccgTCCGCAAG GCCCCCTCGCTGCTGGACATGGGGGTGTCCCGTGTGACACCGGTGGCTTCCCTGGTGTTCTCTGGTTGCCTTGTCGTCTTTCCCAA GTTTCAAATGGAGTTGGTCCCCAAACTGCCGCCCCTGATACGCCGCCAGTCCTCCGGGAGCTTCTCTGGGTCAGGGAAAGCAACCAAAGTAGAGACTTTGCCACCTCTTACTGGGGGCAAGAAAG TAAGATTTGACAAGACTCCAACCTTCATCAGACGCCTGAGCACTGCAATTGTTGATGGAGGGCAGTTGCGAAAGATAAAGAACAGACTGCGGAGGGAGAGCATTGCCTGCAG tgttctgcccCCCATCCGGGCAGTGcatgcagccccacagcagccgatgagctgccagctgcagggccaggaggaAACGGATAACCAAGAAGGGCTGGGCCGAACAAGACGGGTCAAGTTCCTTGAtgaagaaggagaagcagaggaagcccAGCATGAGGGTGCGCTGCCCGAACTGCAGGAAGATGAGACCCCAGACAAACCATCCAGGCTGGCGCTTCGGGCATGCGACTCGGTGACACTTCTGAGGAAGAGggttgagaagagcagggaacaGTGGGAACAagccaaggaaatggcagcagcaacatccc agatggcagcagcagcatcttgtGCTGAGTCCAGCCAACCACAGGAGTCCTCAACCATCAGATCTGGATTTCTGCCTCCCATAAGGAAAGAAACGGGGTCTCCCAGACGTCAGTCTCCAAAGACCAAAGCCCCACCCCGCAGGAAGAGCACACCCAACACACGCTGA
- the LOC140254924 gene encoding ciliary microtubule associated protein 1A-like, whose product MPASMDGAWVGTWRPHRPRGLISAQFPSPGPQYSIPGTTGYVGHSPTKNRAPAYTFRGTKRPAAESCGPGPCYFVEPAITRNGKYVVPGTHLRGRPTTKTTITPGPSDYCTEAANRHVFKCPPVQSMAFRREPLRTDRPPGPGTYTLPRLMGPNTAYTSASPCYSMRGRSQRGRFDEDLAKTPGPAALPKVAVDAYKTRAPAYTIAARPKHGEGKAVKPGPADYSVGRVTLIKPQAPASTFGIRHSLYTTPLIVE is encoded by the exons ATGCCTGCCAGCATGGATGGAGCTTGGGTGGGGACCTGGAGACCTCATCGTCCACGTGGCCTCATCTCAGCCCAGTTCCCCAGCCCCGGGCCCCAGTACTCCATCCCGGGGACAACAG gTTATGTGGGCCACAGCCCCACCAAAAACCGTGCCCCCGCATACACGTTTAGAGGGACCAAACGGCCTGcggcagagagctgtgggccaGGTCCCTGCTACTTTGTGGAGCCAGCCATCACTAGGAATGGCAAGTACGTGGTTCCAGGCACCCATCTCCGGGGACGACCCACGACAAAGACCACCATCACCCCCGGACCGA GTGACTACTGCACCGAAGCTGCCAACAGGCACGTCTTCAAGTGCCCACCGGTGCAGTCCATGGCCTTCCGGCGGGAGCCCCTCCGGACAGACCGCCCTCCAG gtccTGGCACTTACACACTGCCCAGGCTGATGGGGCCCAACACAGCCTACACATCGGCCAGCCCCTGCTACTCCATGAGGGGAAGGAGCCAGCGCGGTCGCTTTGATGAGGACCTTGCCAAG ACTCCAGGTCCTGCGGCGCTCCCCAaagtggctgtggatgcctaCAAGACCAGGGCACCCGCATACACCATTGCAGCCCGACCAAAACATGGAGAGGGCAAAGCAGTGAAGCCCGGGCCAGCAGACTACAGCGTAGGCCGG GTGACGCTGATCAAGCCCCAGGCACCTGCCTCCACTTTTGGGATCCGGCATTCCCTCTACACAACACCTCTCATCGTGGAATAA